The following coding sequences lie in one Spirochaetia bacterium 38H-sp genomic window:
- the flhA gene encoding flagellar biosynthesis protein FlhA codes for MADIPQIFRSSFLNQRSDVFVAIGVIAVVMMLIIPMPPVLLDTLMSLNLVISLLTILIVLSIKRALEFSVFPTLLLVLTVFGLSLNVSSTRLILNQGSKFQGKLVKAFSTFVVGSGGQEGLVVGFIIFIILIAVQFIVITKGATRVAEVAARFTLDALPGKQMAIEAEYNSGAISEEEAARKKAELQREADFYGAMDGASKFVSGNVKVGLLITVVNILGGIIVGMAIHGEPFSVALTTYISLTIGDGLVSQFPALLVSTATGLIVTRAISDGTFGEDVSTQFAGEARIYWIAAGFLIFLAILPGFPWYVLLPMAFVLGFVAYRLSLKSVRSTDTSSFVDEKKSSAHEEQQELSPVVPLDPISLEIGYALIPLVDREKGAELLERITRIRKETALELGIVIPRIRIMDNMRLEPSEYSVKIKGVNVGRGVIKMGHYLCINPGGVSEELEGEETRDPAFGLPAIWIREEDRDRAERAGYTVVDPPSIIATHLTEIIKQHASELLGRQEVQSMLNALRENYPAVVDDVLSDLTLGDVQKVLQGLLLEQVSIRNLVTILETMSDFARISKEHGFLIEKTRQALGRQICAQYTDENNTLYVITIDPVLEQRIIDSRVETASGYVPALEPDLYRKWINSVMNAINDAQQQGYIPVVLCQEVARALVKNSTLRDIPDLVVLSVPEIPQDVRVEAVGEIRVD; via the coding sequence ATGGCAGATATTCCTCAGATTTTTAGAAGTTCTTTTTTAAATCAGCGAAGCGATGTTTTTGTGGCAATTGGTGTCATAGCTGTTGTTATGATGCTTATTATACCCATGCCCCCTGTTCTTCTTGATACTCTTATGAGTTTAAATCTTGTTATAAGTTTATTGACGATACTTATTGTATTGTCAATAAAGAGGGCTTTGGAGTTTTCTGTTTTCCCAACGTTACTGCTTGTTCTTACTGTTTTTGGACTTTCTCTTAATGTTTCTTCTACAAGACTTATTCTTAATCAGGGTAGTAAGTTTCAGGGGAAGCTTGTCAAAGCTTTTAGTACTTTTGTTGTGGGCAGTGGTGGACAAGAGGGGCTTGTCGTTGGTTTTATAATTTTCATTATTCTTATTGCTGTTCAGTTTATTGTTATTACCAAGGGAGCTACTAGAGTTGCAGAGGTTGCTGCTCGTTTCACTCTTGATGCTTTACCGGGAAAGCAGATGGCAATAGAGGCAGAATATAACTCCGGAGCTATTTCTGAGGAAGAAGCTGCACGAAAAAAAGCAGAGTTGCAAAGAGAGGCTGATTTTTACGGTGCTATGGATGGTGCTTCCAAATTTGTTTCCGGTAACGTTAAGGTAGGACTTTTGATAACAGTAGTTAATATTCTTGGTGGTATAATTGTAGGTATGGCTATTCACGGAGAACCTTTTTCTGTTGCATTAACTACTTATATTTCTCTTACAATAGGAGATGGTCTTGTCTCTCAGTTTCCTGCTTTGCTTGTTTCTACTGCTACTGGTCTTATTGTAACAAGGGCTATTTCCGACGGAACTTTTGGAGAGGATGTGTCTACGCAGTTTGCCGGAGAAGCCAGAATATATTGGATTGCCGCAGGTTTTCTGATTTTTCTTGCTATTTTGCCGGGATTCCCGTGGTATGTCCTTCTTCCTATGGCCTTTGTGCTGGGTTTTGTTGCTTACAGATTGTCTCTCAAGTCTGTAAGGTCTACTGATACCTCTTCTTTTGTTGATGAGAAGAAATCTTCTGCACATGAAGAACAACAGGAGCTTTCTCCTGTTGTTCCTCTTGATCCTATTTCTCTTGAAATAGGTTATGCCCTTATACCTCTTGTGGATAGGGAGAAGGGGGCGGAGCTGCTTGAGAGGATTACTAGAATAAGAAAGGAAACAGCTCTTGAGCTAGGTATTGTTATCCCTCGTATAAGAATTATGGATAATATGAGATTGGAACCCTCTGAGTATAGTGTGAAGATAAAGGGGGTCAATGTTGGCAGAGGTGTTATAAAGATGGGGCATTATTTGTGTATTAATCCTGGAGGAGTATCAGAAGAATTAGAGGGAGAAGAGACAAGAGATCCCGCCTTCGGTCTCCCTGCAATTTGGATACGTGAGGAAGACCGTGATAGAGCGGAGAGGGCTGGATATACAGTTGTAGATCCTCCTTCTATAATTGCTACTCATCTTACGGAGATTATAAAACAGCATGCTTCTGAGCTGCTTGGAAGGCAGGAGGTTCAGTCTATGCTGAATGCTCTTAGAGAGAATTATCCCGCTGTTGTCGATGATGTTCTTTCTGATCTCACTCTTGGTGATGTTCAGAAAGTTTTGCAGGGTCTGTTGTTAGAACAGGTTTCCATAAGGAATTTGGTTACCATACTTGAGACTATGTCCGATTTTGCAAGAATTAGTAAGGAGCATGGATTTTTGATAGAAAAGACCAGGCAGGCTTTGGGACGTCAGATTTGTGCTCAGTATACTGATGAAAATAATACTCTTTATGTAATAACTATTGATCCTGTACTGGAACAAAGAATAATAGATTCCAGGGTGGAGACTGCGTCCGGGTATGTTCCTGCTCTCGAGCCTGATTTGTATAGGAAGTGGATTAATTCTGTTATGAATGCTATAAATGATGCTCAGCAACAAGGTTATATTCCTGTTGTTTTGTGTCAGGAGGTAGCCAGGGCTCTGGTGAAAAACAGTACTTTGAGGGATATTCCTGATCTTGTTGTGTTGTCTGTTCCTGAGATTCCTCAGGATGTGAGGGTTGAGGCTGTTGGTGAGATAAGGGTTGATTGA
- the fliQ gene encoding flagellar biosynthesis protein FliQ: MDLGTAVYLLRSSVFQLIVIAAPLLLVGLVVGLIISIFQATTSIQEQTLTFVPKMLAILGVLAFLGPWIVSSISQFTIRLIEMIPDIVR; this comes from the coding sequence ATGGATTTGGGAACTGCTGTTTATTTATTGAGAAGTAGTGTTTTTCAACTCATAGTAATTGCAGCCCCTCTTCTACTTGTAGGACTTGTGGTTGGTTTAATTATATCTATTTTTCAGGCTACCACATCTATTCAGGAGCAGACTCTTACTTTTGTTCCAAAAATGCTTGCTATCCTTGGTGTTTTGGCGTTTTTGGGACCTTGGATTGTCTCATCTATTTCTCAGTTTACCATACGTCTTATAGAGATGATTCCTGATATTGTGAGGTAA
- the fliR gene encoding flagellar biosynthetic protein FliR yields MFEQLVNNSQIFLIIFARVFAFLAAAPLFSSTGFPGVARVGLGFFSAMVVFPWVSSSYAIPDTGLAYIFILLGESLIGLIIAFIVLAFFSVFQIAGELFGFQMGFNAASVYDPLAQQELPLMGQFVNNIAILIFLVSSGMVKIFYVGIYYSFKYLKAIDIATTRDSFLALFMRLLGSLFSSGFVLALPIVCVLILVTVSMGIMGKAAPQMNLLMMGFPISISVGFIILMLFIPFMAEYVDSFFAYLYRALVNSFSTGSVI; encoded by the coding sequence ATGTTTGAGCAGCTTGTTAATAATAGTCAAATTTTTCTGATAATTTTTGCACGTGTTTTTGCTTTTCTTGCTGCTGCTCCTCTTTTTTCTTCTACTGGATTCCCGGGAGTTGCCCGTGTAGGTCTGGGTTTTTTTTCTGCAATGGTTGTTTTCCCTTGGGTCTCATCTTCTTATGCTATTCCTGATACGGGTCTTGCATATATTTTTATCTTGTTAGGAGAATCTTTAATAGGACTGATAATTGCTTTTATTGTTCTTGCTTTCTTTTCTGTTTTTCAGATTGCAGGAGAGCTTTTTGGTTTCCAGATGGGTTTTAATGCGGCTTCTGTGTACGATCCGCTTGCTCAACAAGAATTGCCTCTAATGGGTCAATTTGTAAACAATATCGCAATATTGATTTTTCTGGTTTCCAGCGGCATGGTTAAGATTTTTTATGTTGGGATATATTATTCTTTTAAGTATTTAAAAGCAATAGATATAGCAACCACCCGGGATAGTTTCCTTGCACTTTTTATGAGGTTGTTGGGAAGTCTTTTTTCTTCTGGTTTTGTTCTTGCTCTTCCTATTGTGTGTGTTCTTATTCTGGTTACTGTTTCTATGGGAATAATGGGTAAGGCTGCGCCTCAGATGAATCTGCTAATGATGGGATTTCCTATCTCTATTTCTGTGGGGTTTATTATTCTTATGCTCTTTATTCCTTTTATGGCAGAGTATGTTGATTCTTTTTTTGCTTATTTGTACAGAGCGCTTGTTAACAGCTTTTCTACGGGGAGTGTAATATGA
- the flhB gene encoding flagellar biosynthesis protein FlhB codes for MSDAYMLIVEDDSFLLDMHLQWFAAEDEGRTEEPTEHKIRKAREEGKVAKTPELPSALVMLFSLILLGVLSQYVLSTAVSMFTSFFYQLSTPDFFSGRKAFSLFIQYFLRLSLPFLIIAFIAAFAGNVIQVGFLFTTKPITPDFQRIVPNFVRFFKKAFFSGEALFNLGKTFLKVFVIGFIAFLNISAEIKRILSLSKMPILESMSFISFIIFRILLESSIVFLVISVVDYIFQRRQHLESLKMSKEEVKEERKMYEGDPLVKSRLRQRMRELLSQNMIRKVPEADVVITNPTHYAVAIEYEKSRMHAPTVIAKGADELALRMRRIAKDADVPVVEHKPLARALYADVDVGDTIPEQYYSVVATVLARVYAMDSSKKQKAI; via the coding sequence ATGAGCGATGCTTATATGCTTATTGTGGAGGATGATTCCTTCCTGCTCGATATGCATTTACAATGGTTTGCTGCAGAAGATGAGGGCAGAACAGAAGAACCTACGGAACACAAGATAAGGAAAGCAAGAGAAGAAGGTAAGGTTGCAAAAACTCCAGAGCTTCCTTCTGCTCTTGTTATGCTTTTTTCTTTGATTTTACTAGGTGTTTTGTCGCAATATGTACTTTCCACGGCTGTATCCATGTTTACCTCTTTTTTCTATCAACTTTCTACTCCTGATTTTTTTTCAGGACGAAAAGCTTTTTCCCTTTTTATTCAATATTTCTTACGATTGAGTTTACCTTTTCTTATTATTGCGTTTATTGCTGCTTTTGCGGGTAATGTTATTCAAGTTGGTTTTTTATTTACTACCAAGCCTATAACTCCGGATTTTCAGAGGATTGTTCCTAATTTTGTAAGATTTTTTAAAAAGGCTTTTTTCTCCGGTGAGGCGCTTTTTAATCTGGGAAAAACTTTTTTAAAAGTATTTGTTATTGGTTTTATTGCGTTTTTAAATATATCCGCAGAGATAAAGAGAATTTTATCTCTTAGCAAGATGCCTATTTTGGAGTCCATGTCGTTTATATCCTTTATTATTTTTAGAATACTCCTTGAATCTAGTATAGTTTTTCTGGTCATATCTGTTGTTGATTATATCTTTCAGAGGCGGCAACATCTTGAATCGCTCAAAATGTCCAAGGAAGAGGTGAAAGAAGAAAGGAAGATGTATGAGGGGGATCCTCTTGTAAAAAGCAGATTGAGACAACGAATGAGAGAATTGTTATCTCAGAATATGATAAGAAAGGTTCCGGAAGCGGATGTTGTTATAACAAACCCTACTCACTACGCTGTTGCTATTGAATATGAAAAATCAAGAATGCATGCTCCTACTGTTATTGCAAAGGGTGCAGATGAGCTTGCTCTTAGAATGAGACGGATAGCAAAAGATGCGGATGTACCTGTTGTCGAGCATAAACCTCTTGCAAGGGCTTTATATGCTGATGTTGATGTGGGAGATACTATTCCAGAACAGTATTATTCTGTTGTTGCTACTGTGCTTGCCAGGGTTTATGCAATGGATTCTAGTAAAAAGCAGAAGGCCATTTAG